In Archaeoglobus profundus DSM 5631, the sequence AAAAGCTATCGCTGAGTATTTGAAAGGTTACGATGTGATTATGATTGGTATTCAGTCAATTGACAGTTTTGCAGGATATTTAGGCGGTGTTTTAGCTAGCATGTTGGGATATACATATATAGGCGGTGTGGTAAGCGTAGATTTGAGAGGTAACGATTTGGTTGTCCAAAAGGAGTTTGGTGGAGTTTTTGGAGAATATAAGGTTAAAGTCCCAGCTGTTTTGGGAATAGTCTCCGCAGAGAAGCCGATAAGCTTTGTTCCACTGACAAAACTTAGACAGGCTATGAGGAGTATGGAAGTTGAGGAAATAGAAGTTGACGTGCCAGAGATTGGAGGAATCGATGTTTTAAGGTATTATGAGCCAGAAAAGCCAGAAATAACAATAATTGAAGGGGATGTGGAGGAAGTGGCAGATAAGCTTGTTGAAATGCTTAAAGCGTTATCAATCATCTGAGGTGATTGCATGATCTTAGTGTTTGCCGAAGTTATCGAGAACGAGATTCAAGACTTAACATACGAACTCGTGGCTTTGGCCAAGCAACTTGGAGATTATAAGGTTGTGGTTGTAGGGGCAGAGCTTGAAGGTATAGATGGCGATGTTATTCAAATTGACGGCATACTCCACCCCTACCACTATAAAATTGCGGAAAGATTGTTTGAAAAGTATAATCCTGAAGCTGTGCTCTTTGCAAACGCTCCTTTCGGCATGGACTTAGCTCCACAGCTTGCGGGTAAGCTAGGTATTCCACTAGTCACAAACGTCGTAAAGGTTGAGAACGGCGACAGATTTAAGGCAACATCTCTCGTCTATGGGGGTAGAGTTTTAGTTGACTTAGAAGTGGATAAGCCGGCAATTTTTGTAGTTAACAGAGGGTACTACGAGCCAGTCAAGGGAACTCCAAACGTTAAGAATGTTGTTATCAAAGTCGAAGACGGAACGGAGCTTTTGAGAGTTATAAAGCCTGAAGAAGCAGGAGTTGACATATCAAAAGCTGATGTAGTCGTTAGTGTTGGCAGAGGCGCTGTCGACAGCTTAGATCTTGCGGAGGAGTTAGCAGAACTCTTGAAAGGAGTGATTGCCGGATCTCGACCAGTGATAGATCAGGGGTTACTGCCAAAGACGAGGCAGGTCGGCAGAAGTGGCAAAACTGTAACAGGTAAGCTGTATCTGGCTTTAGGAATAAGCGGTGCTACTGAGCATGTCGAGGGTGTAAAGGCAAAGAACATAATAGCGGTAAACATAGATAGGGATGCTCCAATCTTTAGAGTTGCAAACGTAGGTGTTATTGCAGATGTGAACGAGCTCCTGCCAGTGCTAATTGAGAAGGTTAGGAAGGTGACTGAAAAACCCTAAGGTGCGAAATATGTCAATTCATCTTCTTATTCTCGCCACAACTGCCCCATCTTTCACGATATCAGAAGGAGATACCAAAAGTAGATGCTTTTCATCTCCTCCACCGCCATAGACCCTCTCATTTTCGAGAACTCTTTCATCAAGGATTACCTTACAGTCATGTCCTATAGGCGGAACACCACCAGCTGGAAATCCAATTAAATCTAAGACTTCATTTTTACCAGCAACTCTCACCTTCTTTCCGACCAGCTCTTCAACTCTTTTTAAATCAACTGATGACGTACCGTCAACAATTGCAATCACCGCTTCATCTTCTGCAGCGAGAACGATTGATTTAACTATCTGCCTTTTACTGCAACCAAGCTCTTCAGCAGCTTCTTTAACGGTTGAAGCCCTTCTGACTTCTATGATCTTCGCATTGATACTTTTCTCCTTAATGTAGTTCTTAAGCCACTCAACACCCTTCATTTTCTCCCTAATAATCCTAATACCTTATGAATATTTCTCAACCCGCTCAAACTAAGTATTCGACTATTTGGATTAGTTAACCACTCCTTATGGTATCACTCAATTTCTAGCCAAAGCTTCTTCAACATTAGAGCATCCTCCTCCAAGTTGGGACTCTCAACAATAATCGTTCCATCTACACTAAAATCCTTAAGAGCCCTCAGTAGATCCTCGTACTTGAAGTCTGATTCTTTCAGATTGAGATGTCTCTTCTCACCTTTCAATCCATACTCTATTCCGCTAACGTGAACGTGCAACATCTTCAGAGCATCAGATCCTAAAGTATTCTCAACTGTTTCTAGTATCTGACAGAATTCTTCGTAACTGTTAAACGCTCTATATCTCGCATGAATATGTGCGAAATCTATGCAGGGAAGTATTTCAAGTTCTTGACAAAGCCTCAAAGTTTCCTCCAAATCTCCAAATTGGGTAGGCTTTCCTGTTGTTTCAGGTCTGAGCATTACTCCTCTATCTCTGGCAAATTCGACAACCGGCTTGAGGTTGTCTCTTATTCTTCTGTAGGTGGTCTCCTTCGAATGTTTGAGGTAGTATCCGGGATGAAATACGATATCTTTAGCAAAGATTCCACCTATTTCAACGGTCTTCTTCAATCTCTCAATGCTACCTTTGAGCTTAACTCCATCAGCGTTCATGTTTATGTAGTATGGTGCATGAACTGAAAGCTTTACATTCAAGCTTTCGGCAACCTCCTTGACCTGTTTCGCCATGTCTATACCCATCTTAACCCCTCTAACGAACTGAACCTCCATAGCATCCAAGCCAAGTTCTCTTATAGTTCTTATACCTCCAATAGTCGATCTGTCTTTTGAACAGTTTGGAACTCCGGCCGTTCCAAATCTCATATCTCACCACCCGACTCAACTATCAAACGAAGATCGTAAAGTCTGTCAGCAATTTCAACAATGTACTCGTGATCTTTAAGCCTAACTATCCAACCTTTAGGAATAGCATCGACACCCAACTCACAACCCTTCAAACCGCACGCCATCGCACATATAGAATCTGAATCCCCTCCTACATTCGCAGACTTAACTGCACAATCTTTAAAGCTTTCAGTTGAGAGGAAAATATTGAATGCCAGAGGTATACAGTCGTAAATCGAAATAGAGTTACCTATTCTGTCAACAACAGTCTCAACATCTTCTCCAACTAGATCGTAGGCCAAACTTATTTTATCTGCTAAAAGTTCATCGTATCTCCTTACTCTACCAATAACCTCTTCGATTGTTTCGTCATGACTGAAATTGTTGACAACGCAAGCGACCGCTAAGGCGTAGGCTATTGCACCTACAGCTGAAGATCCCCTGTGGGTTACGCTTGCAGATATCATAGCATATTTCTCAACCAAATCCAGATTAAATGAGTAAACCAGACTAATAGGCAAGACTCTCAAACTGGCACCACAGCTATCAGACTCAACACCAGCTTCAAACCAGTGCGCTCCTAGCTTCAATTTCTCTAAAGCTCTTCTCGTTGTCCATCCTATCCGGTTACTCTTCAAATTCAACAATCTTCTAGACAGATCGGCGGGATCGAGATACCTCTTGCTCAATAGGGATTCTGCAAGTATTAG encodes:
- a CDS encoding electron transfer flavoprotein subunit beta/FixA family protein, whose translation is MNIGAIVRIVPDLVEGVEVTEEEVIPFRFVPNERDEHAVEEALIFKQKCNGTVEVIGLVDDELRDDEAIEEALAMAYAKGADKLRKIVLMRKTFNRLEVAKAIAEYLKGYDVIMIGIQSIDSFAGYLGGVLASMLGYTYIGGVVSVDLRGNDLVVQKEFGGVFGEYKVKVPAVLGIVSAEKPISFVPLTKLRQAMRSMEVEEIEVDVPEIGGIDVLRYYEPEKPEITIIEGDVEEVADKLVEMLKALSII
- a CDS encoding electron transfer flavoprotein subunit alpha/FixB family protein; this translates as MILVFAEVIENEIQDLTYELVALAKQLGDYKVVVVGAELEGIDGDVIQIDGILHPYHYKIAERLFEKYNPEAVLFANAPFGMDLAPQLAGKLGIPLVTNVVKVENGDRFKATSLVYGGRVLVDLEVDKPAIFVVNRGYYEPVKGTPNVKNVVIKVEDGTELLRVIKPEEAGVDISKADVVVSVGRGAVDSLDLAEELAELLKGVIAGSRPVIDQGLLPKTRQVGRSGKTVTGKLYLALGISGATEHVEGVKAKNIIAVNIDRDAPIFRVANVGVIADVNELLPVLIEKVRKVTEKP
- a CDS encoding aminoacyl-tRNA deacylase translates to MKGVEWLKNYIKEKSINAKIIEVRRASTVKEAAEELGCSKRQIVKSIVLAAEDEAVIAIVDGTSSVDLKRVEELVGKKVRVAGKNEVLDLIGFPAGGVPPIGHDCKVILDERVLENERVYGGGGDEKHLLLVSPSDIVKDGAVVARIRR
- a CDS encoding TIM barrel protein, which codes for MRFGTAGVPNCSKDRSTIGGIRTIRELGLDAMEVQFVRGVKMGIDMAKQVKEVAESLNVKLSVHAPYYINMNADGVKLKGSIERLKKTVEIGGIFAKDIVFHPGYYLKHSKETTYRRIRDNLKPVVEFARDRGVMLRPETTGKPTQFGDLEETLRLCQELEILPCIDFAHIHARYRAFNSYEEFCQILETVENTLGSDALKMLHVHVSGIEYGLKGEKRHLNLKESDFKYEDLLRALKDFSVDGTIIVESPNLEEDALMLKKLWLEIE
- a CDS encoding ADP-ribosylglycohydrolase family protein yields the protein MLKKFRGALLGFAIGDALGMPAEGLKLDEVRKMFGRIDDFLDSPLGDLKAGEWTDDTEQMLILAESLLSKRYLDPADLSRRLLNLKSNRIGWTTRRALEKLKLGAHWFEAGVESDSCGASLRVLPISLVYSFNLDLVEKYAMISASVTHRGSSAVGAIAYALAVACVVNNFSHDETIEEVIGRVRRYDELLADKISLAYDLVGEDVETVVDRIGNSISIYDCIPLAFNIFLSTESFKDCAVKSANVGGDSDSICAMACGLKGCELGVDAIPKGWIVRLKDHEYIVEIADRLYDLRLIVESGGEI